Proteins encoded in a region of the Rhizobium sp. CC-YZS058 genome:
- the ybeY gene encoding rRNA maturation RNase YbeY: MTTLDIQISIEDGAWAAEETLQALAETALDAAARFLVETEGQPFPETPPEVSLLFTDDETIRGINAEWRGQDKPTNVLSFPAFPLVPGGRPGPMLGDIILAEETIARESAELDKPFEAHLTHLLVHGFLHLFGYDHLESDEAERMESLETRILAGLGLSDPYGDSDPV, encoded by the coding sequence ATGACCACGCTCGATATCCAGATCAGCATCGAGGACGGCGCTTGGGCGGCGGAAGAGACGTTGCAGGCGCTGGCCGAGACAGCGCTCGATGCTGCGGCGCGCTTTCTCGTGGAGACGGAGGGGCAGCCCTTTCCCGAGACGCCACCCGAAGTATCGCTGCTTTTTACCGACGACGAGACGATCCGCGGCATCAACGCCGAGTGGCGCGGGCAGGACAAGCCGACCAACGTCCTGTCCTTCCCTGCTTTTCCGCTTGTGCCCGGCGGCCGGCCGGGTCCGATGCTGGGTGATATCATCCTCGCCGAAGAGACGATCGCGCGCGAATCAGCCGAGCTCGACAAGCCGTTCGAGGCGCATCTGACCCACCTCCTCGTGCATGGTTTCCTGCATCTCTTCGGCTATGACCACCTGGAAAGCGACGAGGCGGAACGAATGGAATCGCTGGAGACTCGCATTTTGGCCGGTCTTGGGCTATCTGATCCCTATGGGGACAGTGATCCCGTTTGA